One Glycine max cultivar Williams 82 chromosome 8, Glycine_max_v4.0, whole genome shotgun sequence genomic window, tgTAACAATgtcatatatatacatttttactTCCTGAACATAATTTTATGAaacaatacaaaaacaaaaacagaatgaTATAATTGCGTAAATGAAGGAAATAATTGtccatttccttttttattttttattttaaatgttagtttctttttattagttgtttttaattatacGGTCTTGGATTGGTGCTTCTCTAActacaattataaaaattaatatcctgtcaagaatttttttaaaaaaatacatttattatttttaaaattgttatttagtTGAGTTTTTTAAACTAATATGGGAATGATTCGATACATAGTGGATAAATAGTAGAAGCAGATACACAGGAGATATATtaatgtttctttatttttttttgtgtgaatcaAGTATTTTTCAATcgaaattaatcattaattattctgaggtatTGATGTCGATTTAAGTTAATAGATActttttatcttataatttaaattattatttagttttaaatataaaatgaaatttatagatttaattttttattaaaaaatataattacgtaaaaatcagttttttttctcttcctaaagaaaaacatttacAGTATTCTGTATATTAATTAACACTAGGTATTATTTTGACCCCTTTTTTGGAGTGTAAGTGGCTCTTCGTCTGCACTTAGGTGGTATCTTTCTCTCTAAGCTTGTATTGTTTaacttgtgttgtgttgtgttgggGTTCTGTTCAATTCCGATGGATCTTCACGAAACCCCTCACAATTCTGGGATGAAGAAACGAAAACCGGAGCAGGTACCCCTTTCCACCAATTCACCGTAAAAATattcccttttttcttcttcattttccgTTCCTTGTATCACTCATGTTTGTCGGACTTATATTATGGGTAAAGGTTGTTGCTTTATCATATGGGCTTATGTTTTCGTTCTGTTCATGTTCGTCTTCTGTGCCCTTTTGGATTTTGACCCTTCATCCTCGATCGTCTGAATTTTGCAAGCTcacgttttttttctttcttttttgatgatttttttctccctttgttcttttggtcctcttctttttttatgaaaggattTTTACCTTCCTCGTTTTGGCTCATAAATTTGTTGCTATCGGGAGTGTTGATTTCTGGCTGGTGTGCAACGGAACAATTGAAACGTCGCCATTAATAATTTAACAGCGATATTTCCTAATGTGGGTGGGAGCAATGCGTAAAATGCCATACAACTAGCTCGTTTTTTCTAAGAACTCATCATCTTTGAAAATAGCCAAAAGACCGACTTTGATAacgtgtttgtgtttgtttgtacaTTTGATTTGGGAGTATGTAAATATCTTCTAAGCTTTTTAGTATTAAATTTctattgttgtaaaaaaaatgaaactggactttttttttatgggcaaatattagttgttaattgttagtatatTGAGTGAAACTGACTGGACTTTTGTTTCGAGTGCCAGTTACATCGCATGCAAATTCTGGGTATGATCCTAAACTGAATAAGTAGTTGGTACATGTTAAATTCATGGATAAGGGATTGTCTTTTTCCCCTACCccttaaaattaatgattttgataTGCACCCAAGTACTTAGAGAACCCTCCCTTAAAAACTAGGCACTTAAGTACTTCACTATGCATCATATACTACTCGATGTGGGACTTAGGCACCCCATAGTATCAAAGCCCCTATCAGAGTTGACTTCATAGCCTATCGATACCTGTAGCTGAATCTTATTACTTCTTAACAGTGATATGATGTGGTTGGTATGTTCTTCATGATATATCATGCCTACGGTTTAATAATAGAGACAAGAGAGTGTTCTTAAATCACCCAAACTTAGTAGCAAAGTGAAAAATCTGTTGACATGGTGGCTTACTGCTGGACTTACTAATCTGCACATTGCAGCAAAGTCACTTCCTGTGTCAATCCTGCATATTATGCCATTACACAATGGATGGGTTACTTTTTACATAATCAAGGTTGAAAAAAAGAACAATTTCTGGGGGGAAAAGATGGGGTGTGTGTATTGGGGAGGGTGGGGGGGAGTATAGTGAAAAAGTTGCAATAGGTGGCAGTGgaaaactatttaattttttgtttagctTGGGGACGAACCCATGTGCTTAGCATTACCTATAGTActatgtgtttattttttaaaattttttttggcTTATCTTCTTTTGCAGGACACTTTGATCAGTGATCATGGAAATTCTGTGAGTGTTGGAGAGTCATCTGGGAGTGGTGATCTCTGCAAGAGTTCTACCTCAGGATCACTGAATTCAAACAATCATAATGGTTCCAATTCTGATATTTCATGTCAAGATGACGAGGATATGATTGATGATGATGCAGATATGATTGACGATGACGGAGATGAAGATGctgattatgattttgattacaatgatgATGATATTTATGAAGATGACTATTCAAGTATGCAGGACCAATTAGACAATGTGGATTTGCCTCCTGGGGTGGAGGCATCACTGCCTTGGTTGAAGGACATTTCTTCTTGTGAATGCAAGCAGGCTGTTGCTTTTTCCCGTACAGAATCTAGTTCCAAGGCAAAAGTGGATGAAACTGAAGATATTGTCCTGCAAAAGTTTCGACAGTTTAAGCAATTTGATACTGTTGACTCTTTTCCCGATCATCACTATGATAAGGAGGAAACTAAAGATGCACAGGTGATAAATATTGGGAAACTATTTTTGTGTAATAGGTTGCATTTGCCaacatgtatttttaaattttaagcaaCTGATTGCATATAATCTgccttttttaaaatgttacagAAGCCTAAAAATTGGGCCAAAAAGATCCAGGAGGAATGGAAAATTTTAGAGGAAAATCTGCCAGGTAaagtctttctctctctaaaaaagaTATTCGTTATCCTTTATCTACAAGATTATATTTGTTGCTGTTGTGGCCTTTCCTTGAGATGTATTATTTGAAGTGTCTCTcgtgcaatttttttaatccactTTTCTAATAACAATTGCCatctttaaaatcttttttggGAGAATGGAAAATCATCATCCAACCTCTTTTGTTACCATCCAATCTTTTACCATTTTGGTGAAACATGAAATTCAACCTTTATGAAAATTTGctttgattttcaatcattgcTTGTGAACTTACTTTTACAGAGACAATCTTTGTGAGAGTTAGTGAATCAAGGATGGAGCTTCTAAGGGCTGTTATAATTGGACCTCAAGGCACCCCATACCATGATGGTCTTTTCTTTTTCGATTGCCTCTTTCCTTCTACCTACCCTGCAGGTCCACCGGTATGTATCATCCATGTTCCATATGTTTTAAGGTGTGTCTCGTGCTGTGTGTATAATATAAACTCATATTATCTTCTGCAGAAAGTTCACTACCATTCAGGTGGCCTAAGGCTAAATccaaatttatataattgtgGAAAAGTCTGCCTTAGTCTCTTGGGCACTTGGCATGGTAGTAATAGTGAAAATTGGATACCAGAAAAATCAACCATGCTACAAGTGTTGGTTTCGATACAAGCTCTAATTCTAAATGAGAAGCCTTTTTTTAATGAGCCTGGGTATACGTCAACATATCCTGGTGCTGAGGGGCAAAGAAGATCTAAGGAGTACAACGAGAGtacatttattttatccttaaagaCAATGATGTATACTCTGCGTAAACCCCCAAAGGTATGTAGACTAGAACAATACATGATTCTGTAATCGTTGGGTATATGTCTTTGATTTCGATATCTTAGTGGCTGTTTgatttgagaaaaatgttttctgtttttattttctattttcatttttaattactaaaaatGCCACCTTGTTTTCATCTTAACTGTTTGCAAAGTTTGTTTGTATAAGAAatagtgaaaacaaaacaataaaaagttgTATTTACTGTTTCATATACAAGGTACAAACATATAAAAACAGCATACAAAGTTAAAACAAGATGGTATTTTggtaattaaaagtgaaatcaGAAAATGAGAATAGCAAACATTTTTTCAAACCAAATGGTCACTTATTTTTCTAGTAATTGTTGTGATTCTGAGCTGAATTTCAAAGATGGGTGTTTGATGGATTTGGCTGCTTTTTTTATGATACTGTTTCTACTCAATAAATTGGACCAGGAAAACTAAATATCTGTTTCAAGATTTTAGATGTCAtgtcatataatatatattatattaatttataatattaaagtttgactagatgttaaaaataaatagatgagAAGAGGATTATGAAGTCACTAAACAGGCTACAGATTTTAGGAGCTGAATAATGTATTGTGTTGGAAAATTACTTTCAGTGACTTTAGCCTatggtattaaaaaattaagaaattattatgaataaattttaattcttcatATTTAAAACTGTAACAGATAACTGACACTTTATGtatcaagtaaaaagaaagaattaatatgaaatccattttactaattattatttGAGACTTGTAGGATACTAGGAGTTGCTACTTTGATGAATAAACAGGAAATGCAGAGTACTTGTGGATTATCACCCTCCAACTTATTTAACATTTCCTTCATGTGCAGCACTTTGAGGAGCTGGTTGCGGGACATTTCCGTACCCGAGCATTTGAAATACTGAGAGCATGTAAATCATACACAGAGGGGGCTCCGGTCGGGTCGGTTCTACATAATCTAGCTCCAAGTTGTGGCAATAGTTCTACGGCTAACGCCCAGAAAGAATTCGAGTCAGCTGTGAGTAGGATGATGAATACTATGATTGCATTTTTCACCAAGAATGGCTCCACAGACTGTGATGAGTTTCGATCTCCCGAGATTTATAGTCTGTCTGCTGTGGCTACTTCAAACTTAGAGGTTTACAAGATAGAGTCTGGTacaacaacatcaacatcaacatcattgaCCCAGGTGTGAAGGTCCTAGGTTGTTTATGCTGATGATGAGAACAAGTGTAGTGGGtggtatatttttcttatacttattGTGGTGATTTTTTATGTCCCACATGACATGACAAACCTCTTTGCTGGTTATATAACCCCTAGTTGTAAAGATTTACATGCCAGTTCTAGCTTCTCGAAAGATGGTTACTGACTTATTATAATTTGCATGtttctttaataaaatgttaataGTTTTATGAGATCATATTATCATTTAGAGACGCTAGTTTTCCCAAAATATCATTTTCGGTTGGACATCACACAAAACTCCCTCTGTAAAGCATTGGATGGTATATTTAGTTCTTTGATGAAATGTATGTAATTACTATTTCTACAACCAGCACGTTGTAGCACGTGTTTGACACCATTTGTGGTAGTTTTATCCATACGTATTGTTAAGCTGGAGGTCATGGTTTACAACGTTTCAAAACATGGAGTGGGTCTAAAGATGTATCCatcattgattttaattttaataaagtgtgtcaaaatattaatagttgtgtttataaagaattttttagttaaaatgtctgaataatttaagataaataagtttttaggaAAAAGGTCgaaacaaaaaagtaaatatttttataagttaaaaagagATCATTTAATAGTAtgtttataaaacttttttttttataatttattcaatATGAACAGTATTTTTTTCCAAGGAATGGACGGTGTattttaaaatgcatttttttatgaacatttaaacctataatttattataatttttttttatttttaaggttaATTTGCACACatgaagatattttttattaaaatcaaatattattatattatgattaaaatattcTCAATTATTCTTCTCTTATTttgtttagtatatttttttcaactatttatattttgttaggcATATCTCATTGcagaaattaaagttttttaatcttttaatcaatacttttatttttttatcttaattttaaaataattatataatgtaCGAAATACTTACTAATGAAAATACGAagttaataacaaaaatttactgtgtttttttattttttttgcacaaCGGCGCAAACAAGGTTTGAATTTAGGACCTTGTTTAGACATTTGcctatgattatttttaaacagTATATGATTTtagcatttaaatatttttcttaataatttctTAATGGAAAACATTAAACTAGTGTgaaacattaaataataattataccacCTGTAGTTTTATTTTGAAGGTAATATTTGTTAGACAATCTAAGAACAgaacatttaaattattattctcacttctatttttgtaattttcacctcgctttttcaaaaacatgcaaaatgatactCTTACCctcctttcttcctctttcCTCACCCCTCACTTCCCAGCACTAtgcttttcttattttcttctcttttgcctccacactttcttttttctttctttaagttTTAGATTCAACGGAATCATAATTCCACAATTCCACTAAAGAGGATGAATAACAAGCATTAATTCCAGTAAAGAGGATTCATCCATGACTATttagatgatattttaaaattgaacacataattttatccaatgcccCTCTAAGTTTTTCTTACTATGCTCtccaatttagaaaaataaaaaggactAAAATTTTAGCTAGCTTTAGTCATTCCATCTCGAAAtgtgaaaaatgttttttctttagttACACTTCCCCTTTTTTATGAAGAAAGTCAAGAAACCTTTGATGGCATTACGGAGGAGCTCACACTTTCCACTATTCAAAAAGTCAAAACGCTTAGTACTGAGCATTCCCAACAATTATTACAATGTAAAGAATGCTAATTGGCATCCCATACAagcttatatgaaaataaatgttCAAATAAGATTCATGACGGTGTATAGTTGGGGCATCAAAAGCTCAATTTTTGGGTAGCTTTAAGAAATTCCAAGTCAGGCTATATCAAGATATTCCCTATTCAGCTACACCAATCTACATTTGCTTCTTCCCGTGACAATGGTTTTGCTTCTTACCAAACATacctgaaatttttaaaatacaaaaagttTAGACGGGAAGAAAAGGTCAAATTGATACAGTAATTTCAATTACAACATGCACAGACATTCTCTTGCAATTGCATGATAAGAAATCATACAAGAAATAAGGTCGCATTTCCAAGCTGGTCTAGTGCAGTTTAAAAAAACACTGCTAAAATTGCAATATAAGTGTCTTCAACAATAATTAAAGattttgaacacttttattttttattcaaaggcTGTGGAAGTATTGCGTGCGAAGAATCTACAATTCTACATTTACTTGAATATTCAGAATTGGGAATGGGAGCTGAATCGGATGCTAAGCTATAAAGGGCTCTCTGAATGGTATACCGTTGCACTACAAAGGATTTACATCAATTGGATTATTTAGATGCcaagaatataaatatataatcccTCTAAGAATTGTATGTTGCTGTGCTTATTTCGGCTTGGATCTCTAATTTACAATGACTGCACGTAAAGATGTTGTACATATATAGATCTGAgttttctaaaatttgaatatagTCTAATAGCCCATAGTATGCTCCATAGAGACAAATGTAGGAGTTTAGTGACgtaaaaaagtattttgttaAGAGTTTGAATAGGTGGAGATTGGAGAAATGTCAGAGTGTGCTGTTTACTACATGCATGTTAAATATTCTCTGCAGACTAGTGACATGCATTCCTAAATAAGTGAAATAAAAACTAGCTGAATaaccatatataaaattatacatcATTATAATCTAGTGAACTACCAGCATGTTAAGAATTGGCCAAATTCAATTTATGTCACTAATTAAAAAGACAGAGGAGATACACTACCTCTTGAAGAACTGAGTAACGTATCGTAGAACGAAACACATTAATATAATCACCACAATATCTACATAAGTTTAGGAACTCCAACAAGCAGTAACACAACAGACAAGGCAGCATATGAATTTAAGAAATTCCTTAACTTCTTTGTCATAATTCTCTAACATAGTTTCGGTTGTCTTTCTAACCAAAGTACACCAAAAGCACTATTGGACAGACTTAACTTACAATTATGTGACAAACAAATTTCGAACAATTGATGaatctttttaaagaaaaccccacaTAAATATCTAGAAATGATCAAAATTTTGCATCCCAGgagaattaaaaaggaaaaacatataAAGGAGTTAAAATCCATTTAGAATAGACTATAGAGTGGAATAAAGGATACTGAAGGTACAACGCTCCCACCAGTCCAACATATACAGCCCAAAAGTCACATTGTAAAGGTAGATCTTGCGCTGAATCCAATTCATCTCTTCCAGCTgcaaaaacaaattttcatttttgggtTAGTTGGAATCAAGTCAAATAactcaaacatttttttcatataaaatcttTGAAAGTGTTTTCATCAGacttagtgcatgtttggtttcaCGTTATATTCTCTAGAATTACGTTGAAATATCACTTAATGCAATTTTAGGTAAATTTTCACATGTTTGATTTCACATTGAAGAATTGATTATGGGTCCAAAGTTGAAATAACTTTAAGTAGCTTTTTGTCAATGCTACTTAAATCAGatcatttcaaaatcaattttgtcaaTGATCTTCGAAACAAACAGTTAAGAAACACATAAGCATTAACTATTTGTTATAATGCCTTCAGGTGTATTCcctattaatattatttcttataCATATATGGTTAGggaattaatttttacatatagCCTCGCACAgtagctttttatttttatttttattgaaaggccaagatgaatataatattaaaaaacactCAGTTTTAGCACAAGTAGTGCCCAAAACCAAGACAGCAACAGTATACTTCATCATAGTTCAAAAGACCTCTAGATAACACCCAGAGTATAAATCCAACacagagaaatagaaaaaaaaaaactttaaataccAACTATATTTCTCTGCTCACTTCCTGCTGCAGCATATTACCAATCTTTAAACCTGCATAATTCGAAGCAACCAAAGGACCAAAAGCACATCATCGATTCTGATCATATGAAAGCATCCAAAAGCACATCATCTTTGAGTTAAAATCCATTTATTCTTTTCCTGCGACACATCCGAAAGCATTCCCTTTTATTGTTTTAACTGCCTTTTATCTGTTCAAAATTGGACCATCTACATCTAAATTATGTATGTATAGCAGATCCAGAACCAAGTGCCCACCATGTTTTCGATCCATATCCCCAACTGATACCTGAGAATTATTTCATAACTTTGACCGCTTCCATAAGTCTTCAAACTTGAACATAATAATATCCACTAACTCATTCCCCCAGTTTGGTCCCTCACCATAACTATCCCATGCCATTGCACCACATCCCTCATATAAATTCTTTATTCAGCAACTGCCAATTCCAACGTCCACCAGTCAACAACCTTATACAACTGATTTCCCATATTTCAACCTCCAACATTCTGCGTCATTATTCAAAAGATGTATTGAACTTTCTCCAAGACATTTCTAGGATTTGATatccatgatg contains:
- the LOC100796810 gene encoding uncharacterized protein produces the protein MNWIQRKIYLYNVTFGLYMLDWWERCTFNIVVIILMCFVLRYVTQFFKRYVW
- the LOC100797350 gene encoding putative ubiquitin-conjugating enzyme E2 38 — translated: MDLHETPHNSGMKKRKPEQDTLISDHGNSVSVGESSGSGDLCKSSTSGSLNSNNHNGSNSDISCQDDEDMIDDDADMIDDDGDEDADYDFDYNDDDIYEDDYSSMQDQLDNVDLPPGVEASLPWLKDISSCECKQAVAFSRTESSSKAKVDETEDIVLQKFRQFKQFDTVDSFPDHHYDKEETKDAQKPKNWAKKIQEEWKILEENLPETIFVRVSESRMELLRAVIIGPQGTPYHDGLFFFDCLFPSTYPAGPPKVHYHSGGLRLNPNLYNCGKVCLSLLGTWHGSNSENWIPEKSTMLQVLVSIQALILNEKPFFNEPGYTSTYPGAEGQRRSKEYNESTFILSLKTMMYTLRKPPKHFEELVAGHFRTRAFEILRACKSYTEGAPVGSVLHNLAPSCGNSSTANAQKEFESAVSRMMNTMIAFFTKNGSTDCDEFRSPEIYSLSAVATSNLEVYKIESGTTTSTSTSLTQV